ATATCCGCAGACGGCAGGCAGTATGTTTTTTATATTAGAAGGGGAGTAAAATTCTCAAATGGCAGGGAGGTCACTGCCGGTGACTTCAAGTATTCATTTGAAAGACTGCTCCAGCCTCAGACAAAATCCCCGAATACATGGGCGCTGGACAGGATAAAAGGCGCAAAGGACTTTATTGACGGCAGGGCTAAGGATGTCTCAGGAATAAAAACAGTAGATAAATACAAACTCGTTATTGCCCTTGAAAAGCCGTTTGCTCCTTTTCTGAGCCTTCTTTGCATGACTGCCGCATATGTAGTGCCAAAAGAGGACGTTGAAAAATGGGGCGCTGATTTTTCAACACATTCCTCGGGCACAGGTCCATTTGTTCTCAAGGCATGGAAGCACAACCAATACCTTATGCTGGAGGCAAGGGACGATTATTTTGAAGGAAATCCGGCTATAAAGGGTATAGTGTACAGCATTATTCCTGAGGACCTGACTGCTGCCGCGGAGTTTGAATCAGGAAACCTTGATGTAATGTCAATACCTGCGGCTGAATTCAGACGCTATTCAAATAGTGAAAAATGGAAGAGCCTTGTTTCCGGCGCTTCAGGGATAAATACTTATTATCTCGGGTTCAACTGCGACAGGCCGCTGTTTAACAACCCTCTTCTGCGAAAAGCAGTCAACCATGCGATAGACAGAGGGAAAATATTAAGGACTATTTATGAGGCAAGGGGTGTGCCGGCTTCAGGACCCGTGCCGCCGGCGCTGAAATCATGGGCTGTTCCTGACATGTATCCGTATGATCCTGAGAAGGCTAAATCCCTGCTGAAAGAGGCAGGGTATCCGGCAGGCATTAAAATAAAAATTTACCTGACTGCGGATCAGGAGGTTCTTGATATTTTAGAAGTCATTCAGGGGTATCTGATGAATGTCGGGATTGAGGCTGAACTCAGACAGCTTGAATGGAGCGCTTATAAGGCGGCAATCAATTCTGGGGAGCCTGATGCGTTTTGGCTTAGCTGGTGGGCTGACTACCCTGACCCTGAAAATTTTTTGTTCCCTCTTTTTCATTCGTCAAATTTCGGCCCCGCAGGCAACAGGGCAAGATTTAAAAATAAAGAGGTAGACGCATTGATAGAAAAAGGGCAGGGCAGTATTGATAAGAAAAGGCGGGACGAATATTATGAAAAGGCGGAAAAACTCATTGTTGATTCGGCGCCGTGGGTATTCTTCTGGCACAAAAAGGAATTTACAGTAAGACAGCCCCGGGTTAAAAATTATAAAATTTACCCGATTTACAGTATTGACAAGGGGATGGAGATAGAGTTAAGAGTTATGAAGGATGAAGGTTGAATACGAAGTAAGACTTTGAGGGTTTCCGGTTTTCCGGCAAATTCAAATGCGGAAACGGCGTCTTTCAGGTCAAAGACGCTGCTGCTGTATTTTTCAAGGGGAAGTTTATGTGCCTGTAAAAATTTAATTGCTTCGCTAAACCTTCCGCATCTTGAGCCTACCACTGTTATTTCATTCACGACAATGGGGAATGGATTGAAATTAAATGCAGAGGCATATGTGCTTTTTAGCACAAGCGTTCCCCTTGGTTTTGTGCATTCAATCCCCAGTTCAAGCCCCGATGGATTGCCTGAGGCCTCAACTACAACGTCAAACATGGATTTTTTAAAATTATCTAAAAGAACTGTCTGAATTCCGCTTTCTTCTAATAAGGCAAGTTTATTTTTGTGTTTTCCAACAACAATGAGATTACAGCCCGTGGATTGCAGGACATGGGCCATGAGCAATGCGAGCTTTCCATCAATGCCTCGCCCTTTTTTCTTTCAGGTTTTGCTATATTGCAGACCTTTAATGTCTTGTCAA
This DNA window, taken from Nitrospirota bacterium, encodes the following:
- a CDS encoding ABC transporter substrate-binding protein — encoded protein: ISADGRQYVFYIRRGVKFSNGREVTAGDFKYSFERLLQPQTKSPNTWALDRIKGAKDFIDGRAKDVSGIKTVDKYKLVIALEKPFAPFLSLLCMTAAYVVPKEDVEKWGADFSTHSSGTGPFVLKAWKHNQYLMLEARDDYFEGNPAIKGIVYSIIPEDLTAAAEFESGNLDVMSIPAAEFRRYSNSEKWKSLVSGASGINTYYLGFNCDRPLFNNPLLRKAVNHAIDRGKILRTIYEARGVPASGPVPPALKSWAVPDMYPYDPEKAKSLLKEAGYPAGIKIKIYLTADQEVLDILEVIQGYLMNVGIEAELRQLEWSAYKAAINSGEPDAFWLSWWADYPDPENFLFPLFHSSNFGPAGNRARFKNKEVDALIEKGQGSIDKKRRDEYYEKAEKLIVDSAPWVFFWHKKEFTVRQPRVKNYKIYPIYSIDKGMEIELRVMKDEG
- a CDS encoding zinc-binding dehydrogenase produces the protein MAHVLQSTGCNLIVVGKHKNKLALLEESGIQTVLLDNFKKSMFDVVVEASGNPSGLELGIECTKPRGTLVLKSTYASAFNFNPFPIVVNEITVVGSRCGRFSEAIKFLQAHKLPLEKYSSSVFDLKDAVSAFEFAGKPETLKVLLRIQPSSFITLNSISIPLSIL